The following are from one region of the Bacillus methanolicus MGA3 genome:
- a CDS encoding DinB family protein, translating to MNKNFLNYHFWATNKVLDHLGTLPEGILSKEIPNVFPSILKTLEHLYAVESMWIQRIQGNNLSAFPEITFQNIPQAREAFSEVHSQYLAASNTEDNKLIYYQNTKGQMFCSQLWDIFIHIVNHGTYHRGNITSMLRQLGEKGISTDFIIYLRESHDKGI from the coding sequence ATGAATAAAAATTTTCTTAACTATCATTTTTGGGCAACAAATAAGGTTTTAGATCATTTGGGCACTCTCCCTGAAGGAATACTAAGCAAAGAGATTCCGAATGTATTTCCAAGCATATTAAAAACACTAGAACATTTATACGCAGTGGAAAGTATGTGGATTCAAAGAATTCAAGGGAATAATTTAAGTGCATTCCCAGAAATAACATTTCAAAATATTCCTCAAGCAAGAGAAGCATTTTCCGAAGTACACAGTCAATATCTTGCTGCTAGTAATACAGAGGATAATAAACTAATATACTATCAAAACACTAAAGGACAAATGTTTTGCAGCCAATTATGGGATATTTTCATTCATATAGTGAATCATGGCACCTATCATAGAGGAAATATAACCTCTATGTTAAGGCAACTCGGTGAGAAAGGAATTTCAACTGATTTTATCATTTATTTAAGGGAATCCCATGATAAAGGCATATAA
- a CDS encoding CsbA family protein has translation MVKYLSALFFPFVLVLLFTRVTYHPVTGLILTVALIAASVYKGYTNSLGLIVVDAFSLTLGFWYAKKMMARTRKSA, from the coding sequence ATGGTTAAATATTTATCGGCATTATTTTTTCCGTTCGTGTTGGTTTTGCTTTTTACAAGGGTAACGTATCATCCTGTAACCGGTCTTATTCTTACAGTCGCTTTGATTGCCGCCTCGGTCTATAAAGGGTACACAAATTCACTGGGGCTGATTGTTGTTGATGCGTTTTCGTTAACACTCGGTTTTTGGTATGCAAAAAAAATGATGGCCAGAACCCGGAAGAGCGCTTAA
- a CDS encoding efflux RND transporter permease subunit codes for MDRIINFTLKNKFAVWLLTIIVTVAGLYSGLNMKLEMIPDINTPVISVTTVYPGATPEEVADKVSEPIEKAVQNLNGVNVVSSTSFQNASAVQIEYDYGKDMDEAKVELEDALSSIQFPDGVNKPKISKVSINAFPILSLSISNEKESLAKLTKTVEKDIVPALKGIDGVSSVQISGQQTDEVQVVFNDKKLAQYGLSEETVKNFIKGEDITYPLGLYTFKDKEQSVVVDGNLKTIEQLKALEIPVIPSTGSQNNPQTANQGNPARGPQGGFGASPQSGSPAAGLEGGSGMAPQGNAAGARGGISQGSIQGRSQQSAGLPTVKLGDIADIKLVSKAESISRTNGKESIGLQIVKAADANTVKVANDVKKELKKFENKIDGLEAVTTFDQAKPIEDSVNTMLSKALFGAVFAVVIILLFLRNIKTTLIAVISIPMSLLIAILVLNQMDITLNMMTLGAMTVAIGRVIDDSIVVIENIYRRMSLKGEKLKGMNLIREATKEMFIPIMSSTIVTIAVFLPLALVKGMVGELFLPFALTIVFSLLASLLVAITIVPMMAHSLFKKGLKEGVHHDGEKPGRLARAYKKVLNWSLNHKIITSLLALFLFAGSLFLVPVIGVSFLPSDQEKMMVATYKPAPGETLDQVKKYASDAEKYFLKRDNVETVQLSLGSENPMNPGDTNSAILFIKYDKDTPNFEKEKEKVIKDLQRKTAEGEWASQNYSSSAGSNEIVYYVYGEKREDIEPVVKEIQAIMKKDKSFTKIDSSISETYDEFTLVPNQKKLSRLGLTAAQIGMELSQTRERPVLTTIEKDGEELNVYVQDKQESYESVKDMTKKTIQSPLGIKVPVSELVKIKKGKTSDTVTRRDGRIYAEVSAELTTKDVSKASAKFQKEVDKIHLPSNVEISTGGVTKDIQQTFTQLGLAMLAAIAIVYFILVVTFGGALAPFTILFSLPFTIIGALVALLISGETISVSAMIGALMLIGIVVTNAIVLIDRVIRKENEGLSTREALLEAGSTRLRPILMTAIATVGALLPLAFGMEGSGLISKALGVTVIGGLTSSTLLTLLIVPIVYESISKLRRKKNRQIEE; via the coding sequence ATGGATAGAATTATTAATTTTACCCTCAAAAATAAGTTCGCGGTCTGGCTGCTTACCATTATTGTAACGGTCGCTGGCTTATATTCCGGTTTGAACATGAAGCTTGAAATGATTCCGGATATTAATACTCCGGTTATCAGCGTCACAACTGTTTATCCCGGAGCTACCCCTGAAGAGGTAGCAGATAAGGTTTCTGAACCGATCGAAAAAGCGGTCCAGAATCTTAACGGAGTGAATGTAGTCAGTTCGACTTCATTTCAAAATGCATCAGCTGTCCAAATCGAATATGATTATGGAAAGGATATGGATGAGGCAAAAGTTGAGTTAGAAGATGCTTTATCTTCGATACAATTTCCGGATGGTGTGAATAAACCGAAAATTTCAAAGGTCAGCATTAATGCCTTCCCGATTTTATCTCTTAGCATTTCAAATGAAAAAGAATCACTTGCAAAGCTTACAAAAACAGTTGAAAAAGATATCGTGCCTGCATTGAAAGGGATTGACGGTGTATCATCCGTGCAAATTTCCGGACAGCAGACCGATGAGGTCCAAGTTGTTTTTAACGATAAGAAACTGGCTCAATACGGCTTAAGCGAAGAAACAGTGAAAAATTTTATAAAAGGCGAAGATATAACGTATCCTTTAGGCCTTTATACATTTAAAGATAAAGAGCAATCGGTTGTTGTAGATGGCAACCTTAAGACAATCGAACAGTTAAAAGCTTTGGAAATTCCGGTGATCCCTTCAACTGGAAGCCAGAATAACCCACAAACAGCCAATCAAGGCAATCCGGCGCGAGGTCCACAGGGCGGTTTCGGAGCGTCGCCTCAAAGCGGCAGCCCGGCAGCAGGTCTAGAGGGCGGTTCCGGAATGGCGCCTCAAGGCAATGCAGCTGGAGCCCGGGGCGGAATTTCTCAAGGAAGCATCCAAGGACGGTCGCAGCAAAGTGCAGGGCTTCCGACTGTAAAACTTGGAGACATTGCGGATATTAAACTTGTCAGCAAAGCAGAATCGATTTCCAGAACAAATGGAAAAGAATCGATTGGCCTTCAAATTGTCAAAGCTGCTGATGCCAACACTGTTAAAGTTGCGAATGATGTAAAAAAAGAGTTGAAAAAATTTGAAAATAAAATTGATGGCTTGGAAGCAGTCACAACTTTTGACCAGGCAAAACCGATTGAAGATTCTGTAAATACGATGTTAAGCAAGGCACTGTTTGGAGCAGTGTTTGCAGTCGTGATTATTCTATTATTCTTGAGAAATATCAAAACGACATTGATCGCGGTCATTTCGATCCCGATGTCGCTATTGATTGCAATTTTAGTTCTGAATCAGATGGATATTACACTGAATATGATGACTTTAGGCGCGATGACTGTTGCGATCGGCCGGGTTATCGATGACTCGATCGTTGTTATCGAAAACATATACCGGAGAATGTCGCTGAAAGGCGAAAAGCTGAAAGGGATGAATTTGATCCGCGAAGCGACTAAAGAAATGTTTATTCCGATCATGTCATCAACGATCGTTACGATCGCCGTGTTTCTTCCTCTTGCACTTGTAAAGGGAATGGTTGGCGAGCTGTTCTTGCCGTTTGCCTTAACAATCGTCTTTTCGCTGCTCGCTTCTTTACTTGTTGCGATTACAATTGTACCGATGATGGCGCATTCTTTATTTAAAAAGGGGTTAAAAGAAGGAGTCCATCATGATGGGGAAAAACCCGGAAGATTGGCTCGGGCCTATAAGAAAGTTTTAAACTGGTCATTAAACCATAAGATAATAACAAGCTTATTGGCATTGTTCCTCTTTGCCGGAAGCTTATTCCTTGTTCCTGTTATCGGGGTCAGCTTCCTCCCGTCCGACCAAGAGAAGATGATGGTTGCTACGTATAAACCTGCCCCTGGGGAAACGTTGGATCAAGTGAAAAAATATGCGTCAGATGCAGAGAAATATTTCTTGAAGAGAGACAACGTTGAAACGGTTCAATTGTCTCTAGGAAGCGAAAACCCAATGAATCCTGGAGATACAAACAGCGCGATCCTGTTTATTAAATATGACAAAGATACGCCTAACTTTGAAAAGGAAAAGGAAAAGGTTATTAAGGACCTTCAGAGAAAAACAGCAGAAGGTGAATGGGCTTCCCAAAACTATTCATCCAGTGCCGGCAGCAACGAAATTGTCTATTATGTATATGGTGAAAAGCGGGAAGATATCGAACCGGTTGTAAAAGAAATTCAAGCCATCATGAAAAAGGACAAAAGCTTTACAAAAATTGATTCGAGCATTTCTGAAACATATGATGAATTTACACTCGTTCCTAATCAGAAAAAACTGAGCCGGCTCGGATTAACGGCTGCGCAAATTGGCATGGAACTTTCTCAAACAAGGGAGCGCCCTGTTTTGACCACAATTGAGAAAGACGGGGAAGAGCTGAATGTTTATGTTCAAGATAAACAAGAAAGCTATGAAAGTGTCAAGGATATGACTAAAAAAACGATCCAATCACCGCTTGGCATCAAAGTTCCGGTAAGCGAATTGGTTAAAATCAAGAAAGGAAAAACATCTGACACCGTTACGCGCCGTGATGGCCGGATTTATGCAGAAGTCAGCGCCGAACTGACGACAAAAGATGTTTCCAAAGCGTCTGCGAAGTTTCAAAAAGAAGTGGATAAGATCCATCTGCCGTCAAATGTAGAAATTTCGACGGGAGGGGTTACGAAAGATATTCAGCAAACCTTTACTCAATTAGGTTTGGCGATGCTCGCAGCAATTGCCATCGTTTATTTTATCCTCGTCGTAACTTTTGGAGGCGCTCTTGCACCATTTACGATCCTGTTCTCATTGCCGTTTACAATTATCGGCGCACTCGTTGCCTTGTTAATTTCCGGTGAGACAATCAGTGTGTCGGCTATGATCGGCGCCTTAATGCTAATCGGAATTGTGGTAACGAATGCAATTGTATTGATTGACCGGGTGATTCGAAAAGAAAACGAAGGACTCAGCACAAGGGAAGCATTGCTTGAGGCTGGTTCAACCCGTTTGCGTCCGATTTTAATGACTGCGATTGCCACGGTTGGAGCGTTATTGCCGCTTGCATTTGGCATGGAGGGAAGCGGACTGATTTCCAAAGCACTTGGCGTGACTGTTATTGGCGGATTAACAAGTTCAACCCTTCTTACTCTGTTAATTGTTCCAATCGTTTATGAAAGCATAAGCAAGTTAAGAAGAAAGAAAAACAGGCAAATAGAAGAATAA
- a CDS encoding TetR/AcrR family transcriptional regulator, which produces MKEKEKLIIDAAIKLFANKGFVATSIQEIANEAGISKGAFYIYFKSKESLLIEIFKYYYETIKARMDEIKTLNLPPRDMFVEHIVCLYTEINKHRDFIIMQTREQAIPFNESIAEFINRMHIETYQFYKKSLTAIYGKDIVPYLGDLSIILQGIFHSYLQLIIFQNNPIDFYNLARFILRRADDLANGLMKSEEKSIVPPHLLNQALFDIQCFPKKINKKNLLLLIKKLKADLETSSDLFVTLDVLEAEINCETPRIPVIQGMLANLKDVQETKELKLQIENFFELRERSKN; this is translated from the coding sequence ATGAAAGAAAAAGAAAAATTGATTATAGATGCGGCGATTAAACTGTTCGCTAATAAAGGATTTGTCGCCACTTCAATTCAGGAAATAGCCAATGAGGCAGGAATTTCAAAGGGAGCTTTTTATATATATTTCAAATCAAAAGAATCACTGCTTATTGAGATTTTTAAATATTACTATGAAACAATCAAAGCGCGAATGGATGAAATAAAAACATTAAACTTGCCTCCAAGAGACATGTTTGTTGAACACATCGTCTGCCTGTATACGGAGATTAACAAACATAGAGACTTTATCATTATGCAGACAAGAGAACAAGCCATTCCCTTTAACGAATCCATTGCAGAGTTTATCAACAGGATGCACATAGAAACGTATCAATTTTACAAAAAATCATTGACTGCAATATACGGGAAAGACATTGTACCCTATCTTGGCGATCTTTCGATTATCTTGCAAGGAATCTTTCACTCGTATTTACAGCTGATTATTTTTCAAAACAACCCGATAGACTTTTATAACCTGGCTCGATTTATACTTCGAAGAGCCGATGATTTAGCAAATGGATTGATGAAATCTGAAGAAAAATCAATCGTGCCTCCCCATTTGCTTAATCAGGCATTGTTTGACATCCAATGTTTCCCAAAAAAAATAAACAAAAAAAATCTTCTTCTTTTGATCAAAAAATTAAAAGCTGATTTGGAAACATCAAGCGACCTGTTTGTTACGCTCGATGTACTTGAAGCTGAAATCAACTGCGAAACACCAAGAATCCCGGTTATCCAAGGAATGCTCGCTAATTTAAAGGATGTCCAAGAAACAAAAGAATTGAAGCTGCAAATTGAAAATTTCTTTGAACTTAGAGAGAGATCGAAAAACTAA
- a CDS encoding alpha/beta fold hydrolase, translated as MPKVNANGATINYEIMGDGPPVLFIHGSGVSWRMWEPQFEDFSPKFKMIMVDLRGHGESSKDFPGGKYDHFLLAEDMKEFLDAIGEKNVHVVGVSQGAQIGTLLAIHHPAYVNRLVISNSYSEFPSPASKWVLNLSNFIFSLLPYNVILSLMLKVYKEDTYTQEIIRKTISIDKKMMLAMKKAPFPYHTHLLNKIKSPTLIMGGEGKVVTGIYEGKASAIIFDNMHENATLALFKGAFDPLSTMRKELFNEMVIDFLQGKKLKDYQGVIIQSK; from the coding sequence ATGCCAAAAGTAAATGCAAATGGAGCCACAATCAATTACGAAATTATGGGAGATGGCCCTCCCGTCCTTTTTATTCATGGAAGCGGAGTATCTTGGAGAATGTGGGAACCTCAATTTGAGGATTTCTCACCCAAATTTAAAATGATAATGGTGGACTTGAGGGGACACGGGGAAAGCTCAAAAGACTTTCCAGGCGGGAAATATGACCATTTTCTTTTAGCTGAAGATATGAAGGAATTTCTTGACGCCATTGGAGAGAAAAATGTGCATGTTGTGGGAGTTTCACAGGGTGCACAAATTGGGACCTTGTTAGCGATTCATCACCCTGCCTATGTAAATAGATTGGTAATCTCCAACAGTTATAGTGAATTTCCATCACCTGCTTCTAAATGGGTATTAAATCTTTCCAATTTTATTTTCTCTTTACTGCCTTATAACGTCATTTTGTCTTTAATGTTAAAGGTCTATAAAGAAGATACGTATACTCAAGAAATCATAAGAAAAACGATTTCGATTGATAAAAAAATGATGCTGGCCATGAAGAAAGCTCCCTTTCCATACCATACACACTTGTTAAATAAAATTAAGTCTCCAACGTTAATCATGGGAGGAGAGGGAAAAGTCGTAACAGGCATTTATGAAGGAAAAGCATCAGCCATTATCTTTGACAATATGCATGAAAATGCTACTTTGGCGTTATTTAAAGGAGCATTTGATCCGCTGAGTACGATGAGAAAGGAATTATTTAATGAAATGGTAATAGATTTTTTACAGGGGAAAAAGTTGAAGGACTATCAAGGCGTCATCATTCAAAGCAAATAA
- a CDS encoding DUF2306 domain-containing protein, with amino-acid sequence MKKSIGSKIGIGLLSLFIIVFVIYAIVQYFIFGPQTSPYIKEKQEIVKGFQYHPWIYILYIHIFFGIFALILGPFQFSKKLHQKKKELHRNIGKIYVFSIFIASMVGLYLSFYGTGGIVSVIGFYTLDIAWIITTLIGFLKIRKKEIQSHNEWMLRSYAVTFTFVTFRIWGMFALMISHERGFLYGLTIIFSWVLNILIAQWIILRSKKRIDIYNEIKTTVR; translated from the coding sequence ATGAAGAAATCAATAGGAAGTAAAATAGGTATAGGTTTGTTAAGTCTATTCATAATTGTTTTTGTCATTTATGCAATTGTGCAATACTTTATTTTTGGCCCCCAGACTTCACCTTATATAAAAGAAAAACAAGAAATAGTAAAAGGGTTTCAGTATCATCCTTGGATTTATATCCTGTACATTCATATTTTCTTTGGGATATTTGCTCTTATATTGGGACCGTTTCAATTCAGTAAGAAATTGCATCAAAAAAAGAAAGAATTGCATAGAAATATCGGGAAAATATATGTATTTTCCATCTTCATTGCATCAATGGTTGGATTATATTTATCTTTTTACGGAACAGGAGGAATAGTTAGTGTTATTGGTTTTTACACATTAGATATTGCATGGATTATAACGACATTAATAGGATTTTTAAAAATTAGGAAAAAAGAAATTCAAAGTCATAATGAGTGGATGCTGCGCAGTTACGCAGTTACTTTCACCTTTGTAACATTTCGTATCTGGGGTATGTTTGCATTAATGATTTCACATGAACGTGGGTTTTTGTACGGTCTTACCATTATTTTTTCTTGGGTCCTGAACATTTTAATTGCTCAGTGGATCATATTACGTTCAAAAAAACGGATTGATATTTACAATGAGATTAAAACGACAGTTAGATAG
- the uvrB gene encoding excinuclease ABC subunit UvrB, giving the protein MNEQFELVSKYSPQGDQPEAIRKLVEGIKTGKKHQTLLGATGTGKTFTISNVIKEVNKPTLVIAHNKTLAGQLYSEFKEFFPNNAVEYFVSYYDYYQPEAYVPQTDTFIEKDASINDEIDKLRHSATSALFERRDVIIVASVSCIYGLGSPEEYRDLVVSLRVGMEIERNQLLHRLVDIQYERNDIDFKRGTFRVRGDVVEIFPASRDQHCIRVEFFGDEIDRIREVDALTGEILGEREHAAIFPASHFVTREEKMRIAIENIEKELEEQLKKLRAEDKLLEAQRLEQRTRYDLEMMREMGFCSGIENYSRHLTLRAPGSTPYTLLDYFPDDFLIVVDESHVTLPQIRGMYNGDRARKQVLVEHGFRLPSALDNRPLTFEEFEKHINQIIYVSATPGPYELEHCPEMVEQIIRPTGLLDPTIDVRPIEGQIDDLIGEIQDRIKRNERVLVTTLTKKMAEDLTDYLKDIGIKVRYLHSEIKTLERIEIIRDLRLGKFDVLVGINLLREGLDIPEVSLVAILDADKEGFLRSERSLIQTIGRAARNANGHVIMYADRITQSMEIAINETKRRRSIQEEYNKKHGITPQTIQKEIRDVIRATYAAEEQEEYKPAENLSKLTKKEREKLIAEMEKEMKEAAKALNFERAAELRDLILELKAEG; this is encoded by the coding sequence GTGAACGAGCAATTTGAATTAGTCTCGAAATATTCGCCCCAAGGGGATCAGCCTGAAGCGATAAGAAAACTTGTGGAAGGCATTAAGACAGGAAAGAAGCATCAAACACTTTTAGGGGCAACAGGGACAGGAAAAACATTTACGATTTCGAATGTGATTAAAGAAGTGAATAAACCAACCCTGGTAATCGCCCACAACAAAACGCTTGCCGGACAGCTTTACAGCGAGTTTAAAGAATTTTTTCCTAATAATGCGGTCGAATATTTTGTCAGCTACTACGACTATTATCAGCCTGAAGCGTATGTCCCGCAAACAGATACTTTTATTGAAAAAGATGCAAGCATCAATGATGAAATAGATAAGCTGCGCCACTCGGCGACATCTGCTCTGTTTGAAAGACGAGATGTGATCATTGTTGCCAGTGTTTCCTGCATATACGGCCTCGGTTCTCCAGAAGAATATCGTGATCTTGTCGTATCATTGCGTGTCGGCATGGAAATTGAACGAAACCAACTGCTTCACCGTCTCGTTGATATCCAATATGAACGGAATGATATTGATTTCAAACGGGGGACATTCCGCGTGCGCGGGGATGTTGTGGAGATTTTTCCTGCCTCAAGGGATCAACACTGTATCCGAGTTGAGTTTTTTGGCGATGAAATTGACCGGATCCGTGAAGTGGATGCGTTAACAGGAGAAATATTAGGAGAGCGTGAACATGCTGCGATCTTCCCGGCTTCCCACTTCGTCACGCGGGAAGAAAAAATGCGAATCGCAATTGAAAATATTGAAAAAGAATTGGAAGAACAGCTTAAGAAACTTCGTGCAGAAGACAAACTTCTTGAGGCGCAGCGCCTTGAGCAGCGGACCCGCTATGACCTTGAAATGATGCGGGAAATGGGCTTTTGTTCAGGAATTGAAAATTACTCGAGGCATCTAACATTAAGGGCCCCTGGATCAACACCGTATACATTGCTTGATTATTTTCCGGACGACTTTCTCATTGTGGTTGATGAATCGCATGTCACCTTGCCGCAAATCCGCGGAATGTATAATGGCGACCGGGCCCGGAAGCAGGTTCTTGTTGAGCACGGTTTCCGGCTCCCATCAGCATTGGATAACCGTCCGCTGACATTTGAAGAATTTGAAAAGCACATTAATCAAATTATCTATGTGTCGGCAACTCCAGGGCCTTATGAGCTGGAGCATTGTCCTGAAATGGTTGAGCAGATTATCCGGCCGACCGGCCTGTTAGATCCAACCATTGATGTCCGTCCGATTGAAGGGCAGATTGATGACTTAATTGGTGAAATTCAAGATCGGATTAAGCGAAATGAACGCGTTCTTGTCACGACACTGACGAAAAAAATGGCGGAAGACTTAACCGATTACTTGAAAGATATCGGAATTAAGGTTCGGTATTTGCATTCTGAGATAAAAACGCTTGAACGGATCGAAATCATCAGGGACCTTCGCCTTGGAAAATTTGATGTTCTTGTCGGGATCAACTTGCTAAGAGAAGGGCTCGATATTCCGGAAGTTTCTCTTGTTGCGATTCTTGATGCTGATAAAGAAGGCTTTCTTCGTTCGGAGCGGTCTCTTATTCAGACGATTGGCCGGGCAGCCCGGAATGCAAACGGCCATGTCATTATGTATGCTGACCGGATTACCCAGTCAATGGAAATTGCGATTAATGAAACGAAGCGCCGCCGTTCGATTCAGGAAGAATACAACAAAAAACACGGAATTACACCGCAAACAATCCAGAAGGAGATTCGCGATGTGATCCGCGCTACTTATGCGGCTGAAGAGCAGGAAGAATATAAACCGGCTGAAAATCTAAGCAAATTGACGAAAAAAGAACGGGAAAAGCTCATTGCCGAAATGGAAAAAGAAATGAAGGAGGCGGCGAAAGCATTAAACTTCGAACGGGCCGCCGAGCTTCGTGATTTAATACTTGAGTTAAAAGCGGAAGGATGA
- a CDS encoding DUF2935 domain-containing protein, whose protein sequence is MRNPETTPIFPGTEANQMLLPPEKFASPQESLTENLFIERSLTENKFWLRIMKEHALFLGEGFNKNDKHLIQQTDRFYHYFEQQEKRAHQTPNNVTQVRKLNEDTIQLVYGFRNFKRNLLILIINCKVSGFNFPLLVDHIAREAEYFIRTLKKFNNGILDPIQDAIISENVFWLRIMMEHSRFIASLLDQSERNLVHTAQKFADDFEVLLNQARDVESMLYKKSPTYPIIGKLNQDSENATAELRTFKKAGLDLIKSCQIRSVINPLLADHVVREADHFLYMINVLEERLKKKQATEQLQ, encoded by the coding sequence ATGAGAAATCCAGAAACAACTCCTATTTTTCCTGGCACGGAAGCAAATCAGATGCTGCTCCCTCCGGAAAAATTTGCTTCTCCACAGGAATCTTTAACAGAAAATCTTTTTATTGAGCGTTCCTTAACGGAAAATAAGTTTTGGTTAAGGATCATGAAAGAACATGCATTATTTTTAGGTGAAGGTTTTAACAAAAATGACAAACACCTTATACAGCAAACCGACCGATTTTATCATTATTTTGAACAACAGGAAAAAAGGGCCCATCAAACACCCAATAATGTGACGCAGGTTAGGAAATTAAATGAAGACACGATTCAATTAGTATACGGATTTCGTAATTTCAAACGAAACCTTCTCATTTTGATTATCAATTGTAAGGTAAGCGGTTTTAACTTCCCGCTCCTTGTCGATCATATTGCAAGGGAAGCAGAATATTTTATCAGAACATTAAAGAAGTTTAACAATGGGATTTTAGACCCGATTCAAGACGCCATCATTAGTGAGAATGTCTTTTGGCTCCGCATTATGATGGAGCACTCAAGATTCATAGCGTCTTTGCTTGATCAGTCAGAACGCAACCTCGTTCATACAGCCCAAAAATTTGCAGATGATTTTGAAGTGCTTCTCAATCAGGCCCGAGACGTTGAGTCAATGTTATACAAGAAAAGCCCAACATACCCTATCATCGGAAAACTAAATCAAGATAGTGAAAACGCAACGGCTGAATTGCGAACCTTTAAAAAGGCAGGTTTAGATCTAATAAAAAGCTGCCAAATTCGAAGCGTCATTAACCCATTATTAGCGGACCATGTAGTACGTGAAGCGGATCATTTCTTATATATGATTAATGTTCTGGAAGAACGATTAAAAAAGAAACAAGCAACCGAGCAGTTACAGTAA